A single genomic interval of Spirosoma linguale DSM 74 harbors:
- a CDS encoding Integrase catalytic region (PFAM: Integrase catalytic region~KEGG: maq:Maqu_3180 integrase catalytic subunit), protein MANQRLPMHLLRQILLLQQQHKSIRDIARSLGLARNTVRGYLRMLPDPATLSLPQLSDQQLDELVQSRPPAPSPDAPLTILQQRFAQIDRELTRPGVTRYSLWLDYKAEHPNGYQYTQFCHYYQLWSQRQQTSMHIEHKAGDKLFVDFAGKRLSLVDQTTGEVRPVEFFVAVLGCSQLTYAQVVATQRKEDFITALQNALHYFGGVPAAIVPDNLKAAVIRSDRYEPQINETLADFALHYQTTILPARSGKPRDKALVEGAVNILYRRIYAPLRNEVFHRLDDLNAAIRPLLDAHNQMRFQNRGHSRQSQFEERERMHLMGLPNTAYLIKHYAGSRVQKNGHVLLSEDKHYYSVPYRYIGQWVRLIYTASSVEVYCQHQRIATHQRLQGQYHYSTLKEHLPPAHQWISDWSPETFVRRADRIGPQTRQAVEAILTSRAHPEQAYKSCQGVLSLEKKVGRERLERACQRALCYQSVSYKVIRSIIERGLDTLSDASPVSSVPSHENIRGASAYQ, encoded by the coding sequence ATGGCCAACCAGCGTCTTCCTATGCACCTACTCCGTCAGATTCTGCTTCTCCAGCAGCAACATAAGTCTATCCGGGATATTGCCCGTTCGCTAGGCCTGGCTCGCAATACCGTCCGGGGCTACCTGCGCATGCTTCCCGATCCGGCAACGCTTTCCCTCCCGCAACTCTCCGACCAACAGTTGGATGAGCTGGTACAAAGTCGTCCGCCTGCGCCCTCACCCGACGCCCCCCTAACTATTCTTCAACAACGATTCGCTCAGATTGACCGCGAACTGACCCGACCCGGCGTTACCCGGTATAGTCTTTGGCTGGATTACAAAGCCGAACATCCCAACGGCTATCAGTATACGCAGTTCTGCCACTATTATCAGCTTTGGAGCCAGCGGCAGCAGACCAGCATGCACATTGAGCACAAAGCGGGCGACAAACTCTTCGTCGACTTTGCGGGCAAGCGGCTCTCGCTGGTCGACCAGACAACAGGGGAGGTTAGGCCGGTCGAGTTCTTCGTGGCCGTGCTGGGTTGCAGTCAGCTCACTTACGCCCAGGTAGTGGCTACTCAGCGCAAGGAGGACTTCATCACCGCCCTGCAAAACGCCCTGCATTACTTCGGGGGCGTACCAGCGGCCATCGTGCCCGATAACCTCAAAGCGGCTGTGATTCGCTCGGATCGCTATGAACCCCAGATCAATGAGACGCTGGCTGACTTTGCGCTCCATTATCAAACGACGATCCTGCCGGCCCGGAGCGGTAAGCCCCGCGACAAAGCTCTGGTCGAAGGAGCCGTCAACATCCTCTATCGACGCATCTACGCTCCCCTGCGCAATGAGGTCTTTCATCGACTTGACGATCTCAATGCGGCTATCCGCCCCTTACTCGACGCCCACAACCAAATGCGCTTTCAGAACCGGGGCCATAGTCGGCAGTCGCAGTTCGAGGAGCGGGAGCGAATGCACTTGATGGGGTTGCCCAACACGGCTTATCTCATCAAACACTATGCGGGGAGCCGGGTTCAGAAAAACGGCCATGTACTGCTGTCAGAAGACAAGCATTATTACAGCGTACCCTATCGCTACATCGGCCAGTGGGTACGGCTGATCTACACGGCGTCAAGCGTTGAAGTCTACTGCCAGCACCAGCGTATTGCGACTCACCAGCGATTACAGGGACAGTACCATTACTCGACACTCAAAGAGCATTTGCCCCCAGCCCATCAGTGGATCAGTGACTGGAGCCCGGAGACGTTCGTCCGTCGGGCCGACCGCATTGGCCCCCAAACCCGGCAGGCCGTCGAAGCCATCCTAACGAGCCGGGCGCATCCCGAACAGGCTTATAAGTCGTGCCAGGGTGTACTAAGTCTGGAAAAGAAAGTGGGTAGAGAACGTCTGGAGCGGGCCTGCCAACGGGCGTTGTGCTACCAGAGCGTGAGCTACAAAGTCATCCGATCCATCATCGAACGCGGGCTGGATACGCTCTCCGATGCCAGTCCTGTCAGCTCAGTACCCAGCCATGAAAACATCCGGGGCGCATCAGCCTACCAGTAA
- a CDS encoding IstB domain protein ATP-binding protein (PFAM: IstB domain protein ATP-binding protein~KEGG: tau:Tola_2684 IstB domain protein ATP-binding protein), with translation MNNQATLDRLRDLKLVGMYQAFETLLRLPLHQQPPADELLAQLTEAEHEYRQHRRTQMAIRAARFRYQASLEELHYGPGRNLDKTLVLRLADCRFIDRAENIFLTGSTGCGKSYVASALGYQACQLGYRVGYHNLIRLIQRLQLAKADGSYQREMSRLERQHLLILDDWGLQPLDQNGRLALLQIMEDRHGKAATIITSQLPVSKWHEYIDDPTLADAILDRLTHKAHRMELKGESMRRKQSLAAEK, from the coding sequence ATGAATAACCAAGCGACACTTGACCGACTACGGGACCTTAAACTGGTGGGCATGTATCAGGCCTTCGAGACCCTGCTTCGCCTACCCCTTCACCAGCAACCGCCTGCCGACGAACTGCTGGCCCAGCTTACTGAAGCTGAACATGAGTACCGTCAACACCGACGCACCCAGATGGCCATCCGGGCGGCCCGCTTTCGCTATCAGGCCTCGCTGGAAGAGTTGCACTACGGCCCTGGCCGCAACCTGGATAAGACGCTGGTGCTTCGTTTGGCCGACTGCCGCTTCATCGATCGAGCCGAGAATATCTTCCTGACGGGATCAACTGGCTGCGGCAAAAGTTACGTGGCTTCGGCCCTGGGCTATCAGGCCTGTCAGCTGGGGTATCGGGTGGGTTATCACAATCTGATCCGGCTCATACAGCGACTGCAACTGGCTAAAGCCGACGGCTCCTACCAGCGGGAGATGAGTCGTCTGGAGCGGCAACACCTGCTCATTCTGGATGACTGGGGCTTACAACCCCTTGATCAGAATGGCCGATTGGCCCTGTTACAGATCATGGAGGACCGGCATGGCAAGGCCGCTACGATCATCACCTCGCAACTGCCGGTGAGTAAATGGCACGAATACATCGACGATCCTACCTTGGCCGATGCCATCCTGGACCGGCTAACTCACAAGGCTCATCGGATGGAGTTGAAGGGTGAATCGATGCGACGCAAGCAAAGTCTTGCGGCTGAGAAATAA
- a CDS encoding hypothetical protein (KEGG: vvu:VV2_0416 hypothetical protein), producing MGSERLAQRLLNNSVEYIEVSANATKKVEQALIKNADDEIQSITEEVEDATGKKTTIKICGFCLAGQTPVFGSGQSLAEMAASQPVQTLERDGSVGWRKLLGKVADRVEGLVRIWVRGEAVSSAPEHDFLTQTGKRPARSLVSGMLVYSLLTGGWLPVDSVSYAATPTQVEGLVLGDVVGYGVGRWGLVVSDSRRCPKRVRTTNEALDQLENVLGNRYNELVDLLDQLPNRKYTLQKVDGQLKLIDEGGTVWLDEISATQFKARGGTNPWNQFLDVTPPLMKNFEYVVDNNFIYKTDDAGRVSKITVEDLQTNQARPRNTYQQQKAKDIKDGKTTDSIDPTDDGGHMVASQFYGPSEQINYFPQNAVQNRAGGDWYIMEQELKQLRINNPNAVIKVEITPVFDDGIIKRPSDFDVRVTVTENGIPVTITKPRYNISNL from the coding sequence TTGGGCAGCGAGCGTCTGGCCCAACGGTTGCTCAACAACTCGGTAGAGTACATCGAGGTATCAGCCAATGCCACCAAAAAAGTCGAGCAGGCCCTGATTAAGAATGCCGACGACGAAATCCAGAGCATCACCGAAGAAGTTGAAGATGCCACGGGTAAAAAGACCACCATCAAAATCTGCGGCTTCTGTCTGGCAGGTCAAACCCCGGTGTTTGGTAGTGGCCAATCGCTGGCCGAGATGGCAGCGTCGCAGCCGGTGCAGACCCTGGAACGGGATGGGTCGGTAGGCTGGCGTAAGCTGCTGGGCAAAGTAGCCGACCGGGTCGAGGGGCTAGTACGTATATGGGTAAGGGGTGAAGCGGTAAGCAGTGCCCCCGAACATGATTTTCTGACCCAGACGGGCAAGCGCCCTGCGCGTTCGTTGGTGAGTGGTATGTTGGTCTACAGCCTGTTAACGGGCGGTTGGTTGCCGGTGGATTCTGTTTCGTATGCGGCTACCCCCACCCAGGTGGAGGGGTTGGTACTGGGCGATGTAGTAGGCTATGGAGTAGGTCGCTGGGGACTGGTCGTGAGTGACTCCCGGCGGTGTCCTAAGCGGGTACGGACGACCAACGAAGCCCTCGATCAGTTGGAGAATGTGCTGGGTAATCGGTATAACGAACTGGTCGATCTATTGGATCAGTTACCCAACAGGAAGTATACGCTTCAGAAAGTGGATGGCCAGCTAAAACTGATTGACGAGGGAGGCACCGTGTGGCTGGATGAGATTAGTGCTACCCAGTTCAAAGCGCGGGGTGGCACTAATCCCTGGAATCAGTTTCTAGATGTGACTCCACCGTTGATGAAGAATTTTGAGTATGTGGTGGATAACAATTTCATTTACAAAACAGACGATGCGGGTCGAGTGAGTAAGATTACGGTTGAGGATTTACAAACCAATCAGGCTCGTCCCCGTAATACGTATCAGCAGCAGAAAGCGAAGGACATCAAAGATGGCAAAACCACAGACTCAATTGACCCCACTGATGATGGGGGGCACATGGTGGCCTCTCAGTTTTATGGCCCCAGTGAGCAGATCAACTATTTCCCCCAGAATGCGGTTCAGAATCGAGCAGGTGGTGATTGGTATATTATGGAGCAAGAATTGAAGCAGTTACGAATCAACAATCCTAATGCTGTTATTAAAGTGGAAATAACCCCAGTTTTTGATGATGGGATTATAAAGCGACCCTCCGACTTTGATGTAAGAGTAACTGTTACTGAGAACGGTATACCTGTTACCATTACCAAACCTCGATATAATATTTCTAATCTCTAA